In Candidatus Methylomirabilota bacterium, a single window of DNA contains:
- a CDS encoding HD domain-containing protein, giving the protein MAAPRTTPPQSTGNGSTPLASPYEGVALLADPIHGYIVFTVPTGNRSERTEKEIIDSPWVQRLRRIHQLQSSWWVYPSGEHSRFQHVLGTMHMAGAFARHLYPTLKETFGKTLPSEPFIEELLRLTGLLHDVGHGPFGHFFDDHFLQQFHVGGARLNHEILGMAILTKKLGRIIKAIRRSPSGPFQSNERLDPGQIAFLIKKPETGPSTGLRTGPVVGFPDWLLALRPLFSGIYTVDNLDYVQRDAYMTGFSLDMVDIERLLLYTFFTPKGLTLHKAGESALMRFLNAKFALYAHVYHHRTTRAIDLHVQEIFKETMARIAPYNPYKALDRYLELTDWFLLERVREWATSKDPHERALGAEWGKILGRKVKWKMAYDFVSTIEESQRMVQFQTAAHLEEAIRRHLSTRLHGIEFKVDMAALDPRPINPLAEGSKQIFMYNPATGEVSPRPLMDLFRDIPPKVARYRVFTTDRRYVKALSEASEKALTGAAGESVPTNI; this is encoded by the coding sequence ATGGCCGCACCGCGCACCACTCCACCGCAATCGACCGGGAACGGGAGCACGCCGCTTGCGTCACCCTACGAAGGGGTGGCCTTACTGGCGGATCCAATCCACGGCTATATTGTCTTCACAGTGCCGACGGGTAACCGGTCGGAACGGACCGAGAAGGAGATCATTGATAGCCCTTGGGTCCAACGGTTGCGCCGCATTCACCAACTGCAGAGCAGTTGGTGGGTCTACCCCTCGGGCGAGCACAGTCGGTTTCAGCATGTCCTGGGGACTATGCACATGGCCGGCGCGTTCGCCAGACACCTCTATCCCACCCTGAAGGAGACATTCGGGAAGACCCTGCCGTCGGAGCCGTTCATCGAAGAGCTGTTGAGGCTTACCGGACTGCTCCACGACGTGGGACATGGTCCCTTCGGACATTTTTTCGATGACCACTTCCTGCAGCAGTTTCACGTCGGTGGCGCGCGACTGAACCACGAGATTCTGGGAATGGCTATCCTCACGAAGAAGCTGGGGCGGATCATCAAAGCGATCCGCCGAAGTCCGAGCGGGCCGTTTCAGTCGAATGAGCGACTTGACCCCGGACAGATCGCGTTTTTGATCAAGAAGCCGGAGACCGGCCCTTCGACAGGGCTCAGGACCGGCCCCGTGGTCGGCTTTCCGGACTGGCTGCTGGCGCTTCGCCCGCTCTTCTCCGGGATCTACACCGTGGACAACCTTGATTATGTTCAGCGAGATGCCTATATGACCGGTTTCTCGCTGGATATGGTGGACATCGAGCGGCTGCTGCTGTACACATTTTTTACACCGAAGGGGCTGACCCTGCACAAAGCCGGAGAGTCGGCCCTGATGCGATTCCTGAATGCAAAGTTCGCCCTCTACGCGCACGTCTACCATCACCGAACGACCAGAGCCATCGATCTGCACGTCCAGGAGATCTTCAAGGAGACGATGGCGCGAATCGCTCCGTATAATCCGTACAAGGCACTGGACCGATACCTGGAACTGACCGATTGGTTCCTACTCGAACGGGTTCGTGAGTGGGCTACCTCGAAGGATCCGCACGAACGGGCGCTGGGAGCGGAATGGGGGAAGATCTTGGGTCGGAAGGTCAAGTGGAAGATGGCCTATGATTTCGTGTCCACCATCGAGGAGTCGCAGCGGATGGTCCAGTTTCAGACCGCCGCACATCTGGAGGAGGCGATCCGCCGCCACCTGTCCACGCGCCTGCATGGGATCGAGTTCAAGGTGGACATGGCCGCGCTCGATCCCCGGCCCATCAACCCTCTGGCCGAAGGGAGCAAGCAGATCTTTATGTACAATCCGGCGACGGGCGAAGTGTCGCCCAGACCGCTCATGGACCTATTTCGCGATATCCCGCCCAAGGTAGCCCGGTACCGGGTTTTCACCACAGACCGCCGCTATGTCAAGGCTCTCAGCGAGGCCTCCGAAAAGGCGCTGACCGGCGCCGCCGGTGAATCGGTTCCGACCAACATCTAA
- a CDS encoding ABC transporter substrate-binding protein — protein sequence MTANYSDTRCTWKMLVLVGAAIAVLWTPGQSLAGPATDQVKGTVDQVLKILTDPALKGEQKTKERRAKLRKTVLERFDFSEMSKRSMGRYWSERTPEERAKFVGLFTDLLERAYVDRVEGYTGEQILYLEETGDGNYSEVRTKIVTKRNQEIPIFYRLQKADSKWEVYDIVVEGVSLVNNYRTQFSKIIRTSSYQDLVKKMQAKVEGEEGSELGAPKSKVR from the coding sequence GTGACCGCGAACTATTCCGATACCAGGTGCACATGGAAGATGCTAGTACTTGTCGGGGCGGCCATAGCGGTATTGTGGACTCCGGGACAGAGCCTGGCCGGTCCCGCGACAGATCAGGTCAAGGGAACCGTTGACCAGGTGTTAAAGATCCTGACCGATCCGGCCCTCAAGGGTGAGCAGAAGACCAAAGAGCGCCGGGCCAAGCTTCGCAAGACCGTATTGGAGCGATTTGATTTCTCTGAGATGTCAAAGCGCTCCATGGGCCGGTACTGGAGCGAGCGTACTCCCGAGGAGCGCGCCAAATTCGTCGGCCTGTTCACCGATCTTTTAGAGCGGGCCTATGTTGATCGAGTCGAGGGGTATACAGGCGAGCAGATCTTGTACCTGGAAGAGACGGGAGATGGAAACTATTCCGAGGTGCGGACGAAGATCGTGACCAAACGAAACCAGGAAATCCCCATCTTCTACCGTCTGCAGAAGGCCGACTCCAAATGGGAGGTCTATGACATTGTTGTCGAGGGTGTCAGCCTGGTGAACAACTATCGTACCCAGTTCAGCAAGATCATTCGCACCTCCTCGTACCAGGATCTGGTGAAGAAGATGCAGGCCAAGGTCGAGGGTGAGGAGGGGTCAGAGCTTGGCGCCCCCAAGTCGAAGGTCCGGTGA
- the bioB gene encoding biotin synthase BioB gives METVQLHGMTAQVRRIGERVLAGGTLAFEEAALLFERSDYDVHELFQVANRLRLDRFGNRIHLCGIVNAKSGGCPEDCGFCSQSSRQATEVARYSVISPDEMVLAARKARAYGATALGVVTAARGYAAASTDFQRLVEGLRAIAQDGLVEGHASLGIMGDEEFRQLKAAGLTTFNHNLETGRSYFPKVCTTHSYDERVATIRAAKAAGIRACSGGVFGMGEEPRHRAELAFALRELDVDEVPLNFFIAVDGTRFQQFPPLAPLEILKVIALFRWILPTKNIFICAGRQHLGELHPMIFFAGASGVMVGDFLTTRNRSVSDDLKMFRDLGLDFGESLLPPERHAATAAL, from the coding sequence GTGGAAACCGTACAGTTACACGGGATGACGGCACAAGTGCGGCGGATCGGCGAGCGGGTGCTGGCCGGAGGGACGCTGGCGTTCGAGGAGGCCGCCCTGCTATTCGAGCGGTCCGATTACGACGTCCATGAACTGTTTCAGGTGGCGAATCGTCTCCGGCTGGATCGGTTCGGGAATCGGATCCATCTGTGCGGCATCGTCAACGCCAAGAGTGGCGGCTGTCCGGAGGATTGCGGTTTCTGTAGTCAGTCGTCCCGCCAGGCCACCGAGGTCGCCAGGTATAGCGTGATCTCTCCGGACGAGATGGTCCTGGCCGCCAGGAAGGCGCGAGCGTACGGCGCCACCGCGCTTGGGGTCGTGACCGCAGCGCGCGGCTACGCCGCTGCATCCACGGATTTTCAGCGACTTGTCGAGGGGCTTCGCGCCATTGCGCAGGACGGCCTGGTCGAGGGGCATGCCTCACTCGGGATCATGGGCGATGAAGAGTTCCGACAGCTTAAGGCGGCCGGCCTCACCACGTTCAACCACAATCTGGAGACCGGCCGTTCCTACTTTCCGAAGGTCTGCACGACCCACTCCTATGACGAGCGGGTCGCGACCATCAGGGCGGCGAAGGCCGCCGGGATCAGGGCGTGCAGTGGAGGGGTCTTCGGGATGGGAGAGGAGCCCAGGCATCGCGCCGAGCTGGCCTTCGCCCTGAGAGAGCTGGACGTAGACGAGGTCCCTCTGAACTTTTTCATCGCCGTGGACGGGACCCGGTTCCAGCAGTTCCCTCCATTAGCGCCCCTTGAGATACTGAAGGTGATCGCGCTCTTTCGATGGATCCTTCCGACCAAGAACATCTTCATCTGCGCGGGGCGGCAGCATCTGGGCGAGCTGCACCCGATGATCTTTTTTGCCGGCGCAAGCGGGGTGATGGTCGGCGACTTCCTGACCACCAGGAATCGAAGCGTGAGCGACGACCTCAAGATGTTCCGTGATCTGGGGCTTGACTTTGGCGAATCGTTGCTCCCCCCGGAACGCCACGCCGCGACCGCTGCGCTTTGA
- the bioA gene encoding adenosylmethionine--8-amino-7-oxononanoate transaminase, with protein MAARSHRLQQDDKRYVWHPFTQMQDWLQERHPIIERGEGSTLIDVEGHRYLDGVSSLWVTVHGHRNAAIDRAIRAQLGKIAHTTFLGLSHPLAIELARTLIRIAPKGLTKVFYSDNGSTAVEIALKMAFQYWQQQGGALARKSRFIALEEAYHGDTLGAVSVGGIDLFHQLYRPLLFAIRRIPSPYRAPWDRRRRSDPLMRLESMLARDHDRIAGLVMEPLIQGAAGMLPSPPDFLKAVRSLCSQYNVLLILDEVATGFGRTGTMFACEQEGVTLDLLCLAKGLTGGYLPLAATLTTQEIFDGFCAPYGEKKSFFHGHSYTANPLACAAALANLQCFQRERTLKRLQPKIALLRRELESLRSLPHVGDIRQVGFMVGIELMQEPACGEPYPYGAKIGIRTILEARRRGLIIRPLGNVIVLMPPLSISPEDIVRMVRIVRDSIRAVTEQ; from the coding sequence ATGGCCGCTCGCAGCCATCGGCTCCAGCAGGACGACAAACGCTACGTTTGGCATCCGTTCACCCAGATGCAGGACTGGCTGCAGGAACGTCACCCGATCATCGAGCGGGGTGAGGGGAGTACCCTCATCGATGTGGAAGGGCACCGCTACCTGGACGGCGTCTCCTCGCTCTGGGTGACGGTCCACGGCCACCGCAACGCCGCGATCGATCGGGCCATCCGCGCCCAACTGGGGAAGATCGCCCACACCACCTTCCTGGGTCTTTCGCATCCGCTTGCCATTGAGCTGGCCAGAACCCTCATTCGGATCGCGCCGAAAGGACTTACCAAGGTCTTCTACTCCGACAACGGCTCGACCGCCGTCGAGATCGCGCTCAAGATGGCGTTTCAGTACTGGCAGCAGCAGGGTGGAGCGCTTGCCCGCAAAAGCCGATTTATCGCGCTGGAAGAGGCGTATCACGGCGACACCCTGGGCGCGGTCAGCGTCGGCGGGATCGATCTGTTCCATCAGCTTTACCGGCCGCTCCTCTTTGCCATCCGACGGATCCCGTCGCCGTATCGGGCGCCATGGGACCGTCGCCGCCGGTCAGATCCGCTCATGCGGCTGGAGTCGATGCTGGCGCGCGATCATGATCGGATCGCGGGTCTCGTCATGGAGCCGCTGATCCAGGGTGCGGCCGGGATGCTACCCTCACCGCCGGACTTCTTGAAGGCGGTCCGCTCACTTTGCTCACAGTACAACGTGCTGCTGATCCTGGACGAGGTCGCCACCGGCTTTGGCCGGACCGGGACGATGTTTGCCTGTGAACAGGAGGGGGTGACGCTAGACCTGCTCTGCCTGGCGAAGGGACTGACGGGAGGATATCTTCCGCTGGCTGCAACGCTTACGACGCAGGAGATCTTCGACGGCTTCTGCGCTCCTTATGGGGAAAAGAAGAGTTTCTTTCACGGCCATAGCTACACGGCCAACCCGCTGGCCTGCGCCGCCGCCCTCGCGAATCTCCAGTGCTTTCAGCGGGAGCGCACTCTCAAACGGCTGCAGCCCAAGATCGCGTTACTTCGTCGGGAACTCGAATCGCTGCGATCGCTGCCGCATGTGGGCGACATCCGGCAGGTGGGGTTCATGGTTGGGATCGAGCTGATGCAGGAACCGGCGTGCGGGGAGCCGTACCCTTACGGGGCGAAGATCGGGATTCGGACTATCCTGGAGGCGCGGCGACGAGGGCTGATCATCCGACCGCTGGGCAACGTCATCGTCCTGATGCCGCCCCTGTCGATTTCGCCTGAGGACATCGTCAGGATGGTTCGAATTGTTCGTGACTCTATCAGGGCTGTGACGGAGCAATGA
- a CDS encoding TolC family protein yields MMNAGRARRAHWVVLPLALITTVATVLPASAQSPEPKASYSLKDLIQRTLATSPEIRQMERGAEAAMAKKDQADAGRLPQIEVTGVVGPSSRARGTVEGGSPDRKDKPTVNNVFERVEMQLVQPLYTFGKLTGFREAAEQGVKVEKAKVDEKAADLILKVKELYYGRLLASDMLGLIDEINEDLDKAIEKTERQLKAEVPGADEMDLYKLKAFRGEVLKNREEAQKGFDLATGGLMFYAGLDRTKPFELDTIGLEVTPKEVAPVDRGMDMALELRPEMTQVRAGLKATESLVKAEESNLYPQFFVALNGVYAQAGNRTRQQNPFAYDPLNDRYAVVVLGFKYNLDFGITRGKIRVAQAEHLKVGDMKLFAEQGVPLQVRKAHRELTEAQEALKATEDGWRNAKKWLVAAKANYDLGVGESRELGQAAETYARLRADNFKAMYNYNLALANIEHATGQAVKEEAK; encoded by the coding sequence ATGATGAATGCAGGCCGAGCGAGACGAGCACATTGGGTCGTGTTGCCCTTGGCGCTCATAACAACGGTGGCTACCGTACTGCCGGCATCCGCACAGTCGCCGGAACCGAAGGCCAGCTACAGCTTGAAGGATCTGATTCAGCGCACCCTGGCTACAAGTCCCGAAATCCGCCAGATGGAGAGAGGCGCCGAGGCGGCGATGGCAAAGAAAGATCAGGCCGATGCGGGGCGGCTCCCGCAGATCGAGGTGACTGGGGTGGTGGGACCGTCCTCTCGCGCCCGCGGTACCGTTGAGGGGGGTTCTCCGGATAGAAAGGACAAACCCACTGTCAATAATGTGTTCGAGCGCGTCGAGATGCAGCTGGTCCAACCACTCTATACTTTCGGAAAGCTTACGGGCTTCCGTGAAGCAGCGGAACAGGGGGTGAAGGTCGAGAAGGCGAAGGTGGACGAGAAGGCCGCTGACCTGATCTTGAAGGTCAAGGAGCTGTACTACGGCCGACTGTTGGCGAGCGACATGCTTGGGTTAATTGATGAGATCAACGAGGATCTCGACAAGGCGATCGAGAAGACGGAACGACAGCTCAAGGCTGAAGTGCCTGGGGCCGATGAGATGGATCTGTACAAGTTAAAAGCATTTCGAGGCGAGGTATTGAAGAACCGGGAAGAGGCCCAGAAAGGGTTCGATCTCGCCACGGGCGGTCTGATGTTCTACGCAGGTCTTGATCGCACAAAACCGTTTGAGCTGGATACGATAGGGCTGGAGGTCACCCCCAAGGAGGTGGCACCGGTGGACCGGGGAATGGATATGGCGCTGGAGCTACGACCGGAGATGACTCAGGTGCGGGCAGGGCTCAAGGCTACGGAATCGCTGGTCAAAGCAGAGGAGAGTAACCTGTATCCCCAGTTCTTCGTCGCATTAAACGGCGTCTATGCTCAGGCGGGGAATCGAACCCGGCAGCAGAACCCCTTTGCCTATGATCCGTTGAACGACCGCTACGCTGTGGTTGTCCTTGGCTTCAAGTACAACCTTGACTTCGGAATCACGCGAGGGAAAATCCGGGTGGCTCAGGCGGAGCACCTGAAGGTTGGGGATATGAAGTTGTTTGCCGAGCAGGGGGTCCCGTTGCAGGTGCGTAAGGCCCATCGAGAGCTTACTGAGGCGCAGGAGGCGCTGAAAGCTACAGAGGACGGGTGGCGGAACGCGAAGAAATGGCTGGTGGCGGCCAAAGCGAACTACGACCTTGGAGTCGGGGAGTCCAGGGAACTCGGCCAGGCTGCGGAGACATACGCCAGACTGCGGGCAGACAACTTCAAAGCGATGTACAATTATAATCTTGCGCTTGCGAACATCGAACATGCCACAGGTCAAGCGGTAAAGGAGGAGGCGAAGTGA
- a CDS encoding ABC transporter permease: MGNPLEAIGRAVLKQVQTMGHMAIFLGSTGFWAVLPPLKFRRVVDQLHFIGVKSSSIILLTAAFSGMVLGLQGYYTLRKFGSEALLGPAVGLSLIRELGPVMAALMVAARAGSASAAEIGIMRITEQIDALEAMAVNPMKYLVVPKVIAGLIAVPLLTAIFDVVGIFGGYLIGVKLLGVGAGTYFSEMRNMVEMSDVRGGFLKSVSFGLIVTWVCTYKGFYTGYGAEGVGKATTEAVVLSSVLVLVWNYFMTAVLF; the protein is encoded by the coding sequence ATGGGTAACCCGTTAGAGGCTATCGGACGCGCGGTCCTCAAGCAGGTCCAGACCATGGGGCACATGGCTATCTTCCTGGGTTCCACCGGTTTCTGGGCGGTCCTGCCACCGTTGAAGTTCAGGCGTGTTGTCGATCAGCTCCATTTTATCGGGGTGAAGTCAAGCTCAATTATTCTTCTGACTGCGGCCTTCAGCGGAATGGTACTGGGACTTCAGGGGTACTACACGCTTCGGAAGTTCGGGTCTGAGGCCCTTCTCGGTCCGGCCGTTGGTCTGAGCCTGATCCGAGAGTTAGGGCCGGTGATGGCGGCCTTAATGGTGGCGGCTCGGGCCGGATCGGCCTCTGCCGCAGAGATCGGCATCATGCGGATCACCGAGCAGATCGATGCGCTGGAGGCGATGGCCGTCAATCCCATGAAGTATCTCGTGGTACCCAAGGTCATCGCGGGACTGATTGCCGTTCCTCTCCTCACAGCTATCTTCGACGTAGTTGGAATCTTTGGCGGCTACCTCATCGGGGTGAAGCTGCTCGGCGTCGGCGCCGGCACCTACTTTTCCGAGATGCGGAATATGGTGGAGATGAGCGACGTGCGTGGCGGTTTCCTGAAGTCGGTGAGCTTCGGCCTTATTGTCACCTGGGTCTGCACATACAAGGGGTTTTATACCGGATATGGGGCCGAGGGCGTGGGCAAGGCGACCACTGAAGCCGTCGTTCTCTCGTCGGTCCTGGTGCTGGTCTGGAACTACTTCATGACCGCCGTCCTGTTTTAA
- a CDS encoding DEAD/DEAH box helicase, translated as MSKEHRPIEIDSSPLPRDAQALVDSFRDRYPFPLDPFQEEAIGLIAEGSSVIVSAPTGAGKTLIAEFAIYRALAHQHRIAYTTPLKALSNQKYADFTRQWGEETVGIVTGDVKVNSRAPLVVMTTEILRNKFYGGEFEGLRYVVLDECHYMGNVGRGTVWEEIIINCPPEVQLVALSATVSNIGEIAEWIGQTHRPIRAIHHPVRPVPLQYLLCDKEGQLWPPEPASVRRILHASFSSRNAYEGREMGRWDRRGERRHRIFRRRALDESIAISVLRARRWLPVIYFIFSRSGCERALARLLERGIPLLDPARGEEIEEAIQRTLLDYPSISPESDLNRLILNGLRRGVGLHHAGVLPALKRLTEVLFERGLVRVVFATETMSLGIHMPAKSVVIGGLRKRTDLGFRGLTVGELFQMAGRAGRRGIDPEGTCLLALDSVEAAEDAVRLVCGDPEPIESRFRIGYSSAALLIDIQREPEAIRKTIEKSFGQFQNRRKIEASRREQEGLIRRLADAEGIASPCCPVGTLIEYREQRAALEHERERLAHLRVATARAGRTGGRGRGRRPAGSVTLFWGDFEESRSKLDAMALALSQMPCHRCTERPLRERQLKQSRQLGKMLDRHHQTQQQLQNSYWEQFLRVVGILQQFGYLEDGRLGAEGRLIASLRHDNELLVARVVFSGLLKGLSPEELAALLSCLVEEPRRTEQPAAKLFLRDQAHLRRRVKILEDLSQEVDRAQRSHQVELPVSMHTTYLAATHRWVAGEDDWLALVEQSFGGHEGDLIRAFRRLIDLCRQLEESPELPVDLTRTLSRATAMLDRGIVLESALI; from the coding sequence ATGTCAAAAGAACACAGACCCATCGAGATCGATTCCTCGCCCCTGCCGCGGGACGCGCAGGCGCTTGTCGATTCGTTCCGCGACCGGTATCCATTCCCCCTTGACCCATTCCAGGAGGAGGCCATCGGTCTGATCGCGGAGGGCAGCTCCGTGATCGTCTCCGCCCCGACCGGGGCAGGTAAGACCCTCATCGCTGAATTCGCAATCTACCGGGCGCTGGCCCATCAGCACCGCATCGCCTACACGACCCCTCTGAAGGCCTTGAGCAATCAGAAATATGCCGATTTCACCCGTCAGTGGGGTGAAGAGACGGTCGGCATTGTCACGGGCGACGTAAAGGTGAACTCCCGCGCGCCACTCGTGGTCATGACCACCGAGATCCTCAGAAATAAGTTCTACGGGGGCGAGTTCGAGGGACTTCGCTATGTAGTGCTGGACGAATGCCACTACATGGGGAATGTGGGACGGGGAACCGTGTGGGAAGAGATCATCATCAACTGCCCCCCAGAAGTCCAGCTTGTTGCCCTCTCGGCCACCGTCAGCAACATCGGTGAGATCGCCGAGTGGATCGGTCAGACGCACCGCCCGATTCGAGCTATCCACCATCCGGTCCGGCCGGTGCCGCTGCAGTACCTGCTCTGCGATAAGGAGGGGCAACTCTGGCCGCCTGAGCCGGCTTCGGTCCGGCGGATTCTACACGCGTCCTTCTCCAGCCGAAATGCGTACGAGGGACGGGAAATGGGTCGATGGGATCGGCGCGGGGAGCGGCGGCACCGTATCTTCCGCCGTCGTGCGCTCGACGAGAGCATCGCCATTTCCGTATTGCGGGCGCGCCGTTGGTTGCCGGTCATCTACTTTATCTTCAGTCGATCAGGATGCGAGCGGGCCCTCGCTCGCCTCCTGGAGCGCGGCATACCGCTTTTGGATCCCGCCAGGGGTGAGGAGATCGAGGAGGCGATTCAACGGACGCTGCTCGACTACCCGAGCATCAGTCCTGAGAGCGATCTGAATCGACTGATTCTGAACGGGCTCCGTCGCGGTGTAGGACTGCACCACGCAGGCGTCTTGCCGGCATTGAAGCGGCTCACGGAGGTTCTGTTTGAACGAGGACTGGTGCGGGTCGTCTTTGCGACTGAAACAATGAGCCTGGGGATTCATATGCCGGCCAAAAGCGTGGTGATCGGAGGGCTTCGTAAGCGGACCGATCTCGGGTTTCGGGGACTGACCGTGGGAGAGTTGTTCCAGATGGCCGGTCGGGCCGGGCGACGGGGGATCGATCCTGAAGGAACCTGCCTCCTGGCGCTTGATTCAGTTGAGGCGGCCGAAGACGCCGTTCGCCTGGTATGCGGCGATCCGGAGCCGATCGAGAGCCGATTTCGGATCGGCTACAGCAGCGCGGCGTTACTGATCGACATACAACGCGAGCCCGAGGCGATCCGCAAAACCATAGAGAAAAGCTTTGGCCAGTTTCAGAATCGTCGAAAGATCGAGGCCAGCCGGAGGGAACAAGAGGGGTTAATCCGTAGACTAGCCGACGCCGAGGGCATAGCATCACCCTGTTGCCCGGTCGGCACGCTGATCGAGTATCGGGAGCAGCGCGCCGCGCTGGAGCACGAGCGGGAACGGCTTGCGCATCTGCGGGTCGCGACCGCGCGGGCCGGCCGTACAGGTGGTCGAGGTCGCGGTCGACGACCTGCCGGTTCCGTAACCCTTTTCTGGGGCGACTTCGAGGAGAGCCGGTCGAAACTTGACGCGATGGCCCTCGCCCTCTCCCAGATGCCGTGTCACCGCTGCACGGAACGGCCGCTCCGTGAGCGGCAGCTCAAGCAGTCGCGACAACTGGGGAAGATGCTGGATCGCCACCATCAGACGCAGCAGCAACTCCAGAATTCCTACTGGGAACAGTTCCTGCGGGTTGTGGGAATCCTCCAGCAGTTCGGCTACCTCGAGGATGGACGGCTGGGTGCGGAAGGCCGTCTGATTGCGTCACTGCGCCACGATAACGAGCTGTTGGTGGCCCGGGTGGTCTTCTCCGGGCTTCTGAAGGGGCTTTCGCCCGAGGAACTGGCAGCGCTCCTCTCATGCCTGGTGGAGGAACCGCGGAGAACCGAGCAGCCTGCCGCCAAGCTGTTTCTCCGCGATCAGGCGCACCTTCGCCGACGCGTGAAGATACTGGAAGATCTGAGCCAGGAGGTGGACAGGGCCCAGCGGTCCCACCAGGTTGAGCTTCCGGTCTCGATGCACACGACCTATCTGGCAGCCACCCATCGGTGGGTTGCCGGCGAGGACGACTGGCTGGCGCTGGTGGAGCAAAGTTTCGGAGGACATGAGGGCGACCTCATCCGGGCATTCCGCCGACTGATCGACCTGTGCCGGCAGCTTGAAGAGAGTCCGGAGTTGCCGGTCGATCTGACGCGAACCCTGTCGCGGGCGACCGCGATGTTAGATCGAGGCATCGTGTTGGAATCCGCATTGATCTAG
- the mlaD gene encoding outer membrane lipid asymmetry maintenance protein MlaD, whose product MKRLTMETLVGLFVVVGIVALAWLSIRLGKLEIVGERGYTVLAEFDSVAGLKNGAVVEIAGVEVGRVKEIDLKSYRAVVVMSIDPSVKLQDDAIVSIRTKGLIGEKYVRITPGGSDTMVQPGGKLRDTEDPIDIEQLIANYIFGKL is encoded by the coding sequence ATGAAGCGACTGACCATGGAAACGCTGGTAGGGCTATTCGTGGTGGTGGGAATCGTGGCGTTAGCCTGGCTCTCAATCAGGCTCGGTAAGCTTGAGATAGTCGGCGAGCGGGGGTATACTGTCCTCGCCGAGTTCGACTCGGTTGCAGGTCTGAAGAATGGGGCGGTCGTCGAAATCGCAGGAGTCGAGGTGGGCAGGGTCAAAGAAATCGACCTGAAGAGCTATCGGGCTGTTGTGGTCATGAGCATCGATCCCAGCGTCAAGCTCCAGGATGACGCGATCGTCTCGATCCGGACAAAGGGGCTAATCGGCGAGAAGTATGTGAGGATCACACCAGGGGGCTCCGACACGATGGTCCAGCCGGGCGGTAAGCTTCGGGATACCGAAGACCCCATAGACATAGAGCAACTCATCGCGAATTATATCTTTGGCAAGCTCTAG
- a CDS encoding ABC transporter ATP-binding protein gives MIQLIKLYKSFEQQQVLKGVNLTIPRGQVTAVIGRSGGGKSVLLKHLVGLMRPDSGQVLVDGIDLCRLRGKALDSVREKFGVLFQGGALFDSLTVFDNVAFPLREKTKLTEGEIAKRTMQRLEAVGLADMTHKYPAELSGGMKKRAALARALVHDPQIILFDEPTTGLDPILLNAVHRLILDAHKRFGFTAVVVSHDIPEIFDIAQTVAMLHNGIIVEHDSPDKIMASANPVVRQFLTGASNGQTGPE, from the coding sequence ATGATTCAGCTCATTAAACTGTACAAGAGCTTTGAGCAGCAACAGGTGCTCAAGGGAGTGAACCTGACCATCCCACGAGGGCAGGTAACCGCCGTTATCGGGCGGAGCGGAGGCGGCAAAAGCGTGCTGCTTAAACACCTCGTCGGCCTTATGCGACCGGACAGCGGTCAGGTGCTGGTCGACGGGATCGACCTCTGCCGGCTCCGCGGGAAGGCTTTAGATTCAGTACGCGAAAAGTTCGGCGTTCTATTCCAGGGTGGCGCCCTGTTTGACTCGCTGACGGTATTCGACAATGTGGCCTTCCCACTCCGAGAAAAGACCAAGCTGACGGAAGGCGAGATTGCCAAGCGCACGATGCAGCGGCTGGAGGCCGTGGGGCTCGCTGATATGACGCACAAATATCCCGCGGAACTCAGCGGGGGGATGAAGAAGCGGGCGGCCCTGGCCCGGGCCCTGGTCCACGACCCGCAGATCATCCTTTTTGACGAACCGACGACGGGCCTTGATCCGATCTTGCTGAATGCCGTCCATCGGCTGATTCTGGACGCCCACAAGCGCTTCGGATTTACCGCAGTCGTGGTCAGTCACGATATCCCGGAGATCTTCGACATCGCTCAGACGGTGGCGATGCTCCACAATGGGATCATCGTGGAACACGACAGTCCGGACAAGATCATGGCGTCCGCCAATCCTGTCGTTCGACAGTTTCTCACCGGGGCCAGCAACGGCCAGACCGGTCCGGAGTAG